Within Aliivibrio fischeri, the genomic segment CTGGTTCAGGGTATTCATTGGGATTCAAATCATCGGCTAAGTAAGTAAAACGTAATAATTTACCACCATGACGTTGAACTTCTCTTGGATCAAATTCTTCTTTAAGCATTTGATCTTTACTACGAAGCCCAAATCGAGCCAGTTTCCAAAGACTCAGCTCTTTTACAACAAAGTTAACCGCTAAATCACGCTTTCTCGCTTCTTCTAAACGCCACTTTGCAGCCATTTTTAAAATAGCTAACTGTTTAGGGTTGAGCTGCCACGCATTTTTAATATCTAAATAGGCCTTCTCTGCATCAGGTTGCTTTTCACGTTTTTTAACTGCAAGTGTTGATTCCTGATAAGCCGCATCTTCCCATTGAGTTTGAGATAACTCAGCTTGAAGCTTTTCAAATAATGGCAATAAATAATGCACATCTGCCGCTGCATAGTGAAGTTGCTTATCGGATAATGGACGAGCCATCCAATCCGTTCTTGCTTCGCCTTTATCTAATTCAATACCTAAGTAGTCAGAAACCAGCTTAGCGAATCCCGTAGAAAGTCCATAACCTAAAAATGCCGCCATGATTTGTGTATCAATCATAGGTGTTGGCATACAACCAGCGTAATGTTGGAATACCTCTAAATCTTCACCACAAGCATGAAGTACTTTTGTCACTGATTCGTTTTTCAATAAATCCCAAAGAGGCGTTAAATCATCAATCTCAACCGGATCAACAAGCGCTAATGTCTCACCATCAAACATTTGAATTAAACCTAAACGTGCATATAACGTTCGGGTTCTTACAAACTCGGTATCCAACATTAAAAATGGTTTAGTGCTTGCCTGCTGACAGATCTCAGCTAAACGCTGGCTCTGGGTAACGATTTCAAATTCCACAGTATTTCCTTAATAGATGCCAAGGCAAGATAGCTTAATTTCAGTAAAACTAAGCTATCTTGTCTCTATAAATAAAAATAATGCCAGCGATTAGGCTGGCATTATCGTATTTCTATATTGTACCTAAATTATGCGTTTTCTTCTGCTTTATATTCATCACGCAGTTCACGACGCAAAATCTTACCTACGTTTGTTTTTGGTAGATCATCTCTGAACTCAACAATACGAGGGATTTTGTAACCAGTAAGGTGTTTACGACAGTGTGCCACTAACTCATCTTTAGTCAGGCTAGGGTCGCGTTTAACTACACAAATGCGAACCACTTCACCTGAAGTTGGATGCGGTTTACCAACTGCTGCCACTTCTAGAACTTTTCCATGAAGCGCTACAACATCTTCA encodes:
- the rnd gene encoding ribonuclease D is translated as MEFEIVTQSQRLAEICQQASTKPFLMLDTEFVRTRTLYARLGLIQMFDGETLALVDPVEIDDLTPLWDLLKNESVTKVLHACGEDLEVFQHYAGCMPTPMIDTQIMAAFLGYGLSTGFAKLVSDYLGIELDKGEARTDWMARPLSDKQLHYAAADVHYLLPLFEKLQAELSQTQWEDAAYQESTLAVKKREKQPDAEKAYLDIKNAWQLNPKQLAILKMAAKWRLEEARKRDLAVNFVVKELSLWKLARFGLRSKDQMLKEEFDPREVQRHGGKLLRFTYLADDLNPNEYPEPVTRLMDYPGYKQIFKLLKDEVKIASDKSGLMPEFLASKKQLNQLLSWKWKKNAAPELKPDVLKGWRGELLEARFMSVIEK